TGTGCGCTACGCGAGGATGGAAAAGGGCGGGGACTGGGTGGATAGCCAAAAACCGTACGACACTTACCCACGAACTAAGGTCAATCTCGGATTACAGTTGagcaatacacacacgcgcgcacactaACAAAACCGCGGACTGCTAGAAGCAAACACGATAAAACTAAGAATTCGAGCTCGCGCTCGCGCTCGCTCACTCCTACCccacaaaatacacacacgcacgcaaacacacaccaagaGAGAAGTGTCGCCTGACTTCCTGACTGTAAAGATCGAAAAGTGTTTGAAACCAACGGCCGCTCGTGTATCGGACCACCGCGCGGAATTCGCAAGAAATTCACATCCTTTGTTGTGCTCTAACGGTCTGTCGCActaccaccaacaccatcgacaccaccaccagcacctcTAGCTCCACCCCCGTCGCAAATGAGATCGCTCCAGCGACTGTTGCTGGGAGCCGTTGGCGACGACGAACGAGATGAGCTTCCTTTTCTGCACAGCCTCTCGAGTCGATCGGACGTGTTTCACCAAGCCCGGACGTGCTTTGTCAAGAGCTAGTTGGtgttggtgcgtgtgtgtgttagtcgCGATTTTGGAGAAAATTCTTTGATAGCGTCTCACATCTCGGTGGTCGAACAATGGATCATAGCAACAAAGGTAGGCAAAAAAGCGGACAATTTGGAAGAGTTTTCTCGCAATGATTTCCCTGCCCGGGTGGTGCCCGGTCCACTTCCCTGCCCATTTTCTAACCACACAAATTCACACAGACCACCGGCTCGGATTCGTCGAACGATGAGTTTGATTTGGCGTCGCCGAGCTTTTACGAGCTGAACCGGCCGGCTATGTCAATCTCGCCGATAGAAACGGAGGACGGGCCGGCGGTTTCGGCCTCACCCATTCCGCCGCTGCTGGCGTCCCCGGAGCAGCAGCCGATGAATTTGTCGGTGGGCGGCGGGCAACCGGCGCGCACACCGGCGCGCCCACAGACGCGCAGAACGGTAGGGCAGAACGGGCAGAACGGGGCAGGGCCGGTGCACGCATCAGCATCCTTTAGGCGCCCGgtagtgctgctgcaggaCAACGTGAGGTCGCGCTTGATCCAGCGTTACAGCGCGACAATGGGGTCCCCGCCGACACCGTCGCGGCAGACGGGTAGTGGTTTGGGCGCGATCCGGCATCGTCGGCACATCGACGGCGGCAGGCGGGCAGCTGCGGCGATCCGGGCGCACGGGGCGCCGGACGGTGATGCCCCAGCTGGACGACATGGCGGCGGTGGAGTGGGAAGACGCGCGCAGCGGTTTGTTCTCGCCGCGCCCGGTACGCCGCGCCGCTGCCGACCAGCAGGCGGCCAGCGACGACGAATCCATTGCGCGCAAGCAGCGCCAAGCGGACGAATCGTAAGATAATCGTAAGATGCGCATCGAGCCCGTTTTTTAGACACCCGATGTGCCATGACGAACGATGTGAATTACCAATAAAGATGAGTTCAAAGGTGTGTCTCTTGTGAGGCACCTGAAAAGCAACTgttgtttgatgatttttattaattttaattaatattttcatcCCCGATCACATTCGAACCCAACATTAGGGAAATAACAAACATATTAAATAGTTGgacatttttcagttttttcttAAACCTCAACGGTAATAGACACAAAGCATACTGAAGAgataaaaatgatattttttcttaaataatgttttctcAAACAAAGCTAAATCTCCTGTAAGCATGTTGCTGCTCCATCCATCTAACATAATAAAGTTTAAAATGTGAAATCTCCATGCAAACAGTATTCTCCACACGCATGCCTTACCTTCGGATCGTGATGAAAAGCAATTGGATAAGGTGTGTAACGGTTTATTTGAAATTCTACAGGTGATCCACGTGTTTTATCTCACCTGTCGAAAGCATGGGCACAACACGCTGAACAATGGCGCAAAGTATGAACGGTGCCAACAGAGATACACACCTGTGGTAGTGACGATGCGAGGAGACTGGTATTGTATCGCAGACATACCCGCACCGGTCCAAATGTCGTTCCGAATCCGGAACAGTTCCAGGTATTGTTCCTGAAAATAAATGTAATCGAGAGCTATTTCTGGATttgtatgggttcatgatcgattccaggaccggtatgggttcagaaTCAGTGCCAGGTCTTTTATAGGTTTACCTTCAGTTCCAGgactaaaataaatttatctgTAGTTCTAGGACTGGTATGGGACTAGTGTCAGTTCCAAATCCGGTATGGCTTCAATATCAGTGTCAGGTCCAGTATaagttcatgataggttccaggacctgtatgggttcatgataggttccaggaccggtatgatttcatgataggttccagggcaGGTATAGGTTCATAATCGAAaccaggaccagtatgggttcatgataggtccCAAAACCGGCATGGGTTCATGATAAGTTCTAGGGTAGGTATGCATTCATGATAGATTCCAGGGTatgtatgggttcatgataggtttcAAGACCGATATGATTTCATGATAGGTTCTAGGGaaggtatgggttcatgataggttacAGGGCATGTATGGGTTCAAGATAGGTTCCAGGGCatgtatgggttcatgataggttccaaaACCGGTATGATTTCATGATAGGTTACAGGGCAGGTATGGGTTCATAATCGAATCAAGGATCAGTATGGGTtgatgataggttccaggaccgatatAGGTTAATCATAGGTTTCAGGTCCTGTATGGGTACATGATAGATTCTAGGACATGTAtgagttcatgataggttcaaggatcggtatgggttcatgataggttccaggactTGTATGGATTCATGATAAGTTCTAGGGAAGGTAtgagttcatgataggttACAGGGCatgtatgggttcatgataggttccaggtcCTGTATGGGTTTGTGATGGGTTCGAAGATCGGTATAGGTTCATAATAGATTCCAGGACCAGtgtgggttcatgataggtttcAAGACCGGTATGATTTTATGATAGGTTCTGATAGGTTATGATAGGGGaaggtatgggttcatgataggttccagggcatgtatgggttcatgataggttccatgatcggtatgggttcatgataggttccaagACCGGTATGatttcatgataggttccagggcaGATATGAGTTCATAATCGAATCAAGGatcagtatgggttcatgataggttccaggaccaATATAGGTCAATCATAGGTCCTGTACGGGTTTATGATAGGTTCGAAGATCGGTATAGATTCATAATtggttccaggaccagtatgggttcgTGATAGGTTTCAAGAccgatatgggttcatgataggttctaAGGCatgtatgggttcatgataggttccggGGCAAGTTTGGGTTGATGATAGGCtctaggaccggtatgggttcatgattggTTTTAAGACCGGTATGGATTAAAGATCTGTTAATCTGAACTAATATGAGTTCAGGATATGATTTAGGGCAAGCGTGGGTTCATAATTTGTTCCTGGACTGGAAGGAGCAAGGTAGGCTCCAGGGCAGGTATAGATTCATGATCAGTTCTTGGACCGGTCCGATCCGGTTCAGTTTCGGATCCTGGACCGGCATAGGTTCAGCAATCAATTTTTTAACCGGCATTAGGTCATGTGCAGTTCTTGAACTAGAAAAGGTGATATTATactatgttttattgtttttttttctcaaagcCAGTTGCTGCAGCACTATCGTGCCTGTAGTACATGTGCAAATGTGATGAAATTGGCATTCACACAGTAGTCTCATTTGCATGTCTTACCCTGCTGAAGTCAAAATGAACAGCATATATGGAAAATTTGTGTAAAATTTCGGATAGGTAAAGGTGATCCACGTGTTATCTCACGTGTCGCAAGCATGAGCGCAAAATTTCGGAAAAAATAAACTGATTGtttgaatagtgcaagacggctAATTTTGGATGATACATGACCATTAAAACGATATTAGCTTAAAGATAGAGAAATGCAATCGTTACATAAACCATGATAGGATTgaatttacaaaaataatgtgataatttcttgtttttgaagaTCCACCAACTCCTACTTGAAGATTGCATACAATAACGAAAAAGCTAAAACCCTTAAAGTTTGCAGTTTCTATCGTTAGCAGGCCGTCAATGTTTCGCAAGTATGAAATTGTCGGTTTTTTACTGACAACGGCTAATCCAACTGTAAATGCAGataagtgattaaaattaaacgTGTTCATGGCTAATCATCTTCAACCAGCAACCAGAAATGGGCCAGAAATGTTTCGCAATCCTTTTTCGGCGGTGACTTGTACCCCGTTACGACCACAAACGTACCCCACGCACCGCCTAACGACAATGGAGAGAGGGAAAACGACGCCGTTTGCACTCCCTTCGCTGACGGTTCTTTCCTAATGCCGATCGAGAGAGTTTGATTTATCGGTGGACAGGATGTTTGATTGAAGAAGAAGCGCGCGTTGGTTGATTGTGGCGCAGAGAGGCAGGATAGCAGGAAAACAGAACAGTTGGGTGTTTGTGTTAGAGCATTAAAGTTCGTTCTGCTTTATTCAATCGAAGAGAACGTCTTTCCATGATTTCTTTTATGTTGTTGCCTAACACAAAATTATAAAGGTAAGCGTACCCGGTGTTTTCGAAGCGTTCATGTCACAAAAGTAAGGAGAATACAACACCCTGCTCGCGCGTGTTTCGGGAGGGGAAGGGTGCTGTGTGCTGGACATCAAAACATTTCCCACAACTTCGTCTTTCCGCTCATTAACAAGCAagcacgtgtgtgtgcacgttaTCGTACTGCTGTGAATCGAACTTGAAAAACACCCGGACAGGATTTGATTGTTGGAAAAAACAGGGACGCCTTTACATACGGTTACCACGGCCGAATCCACCACGCTGTaaaaagggagggaaaaaaccAATGTTATTGACGAATGACGCCAGCAATGCCACACACATTGCACTTACGTATTCGAGCTCGCCGGCACCGACACCGACGTCTCCCTTCTTGTCGGCCGGGGCGGCCTGCTGCATGCGCCGGTACGCCTGGCGGTCCTCGCCCGTCTTCGGACCCTCGGGCCGGGGACCGGCCTGGGTGCGGGCACGCTGCGGCTCCGAGCGGGCGGCGCGCTTCAGCGTCGACGGCACGATCTCGGACGGCAGGTGCAGGAAGGCGCGCAGGTACTCGATACCCTCGTTGGTCAGATACCAGTAGTAGTGGCGCCAGGCGAACTGCTCCTTCACGAAGTTCTTCGACTTGAGCGACTGCATCGTCTTGATGACGTGCAGGTTCGGGATGTTCTCCAGCTCCGGGTGCTTCGGGGCGTAGAAATCCTTCTGCGCGACCAGCACGCCCTCCTTGAAGAGGTACTCGTAGATGGCGACGCGATGTGCTTTTGGCATGAACATCTGCAAAagtggagaagaaaaagaagggaagggaaacaATCACGATTAGAATCGTTCAGTCGCGTTCGGGCGGGTTTGCGGGTTGATGTGTTGGGCGGGGAAAATCGGCTGTGCACACTTTTACGTATTACGGGCGATTGTCCTCCTACAGATTCACTTttcagataaaaaaaatctcagtCACGCGCACGGAAAACACATTTCGGCAGAATGTATcaacagccacacacacgaacacacacacacatgcacaacgGAACGCGCTTCACTTCGAAGAATCGTGCGTGGAGCGCGCGATCCAGTACCCGAAGAACGTTTGGAAACACATAATTTTCACACATTTCCCGGAGGAAAATCGCCCGCAAAAGTGTGCCACCGAGTCGCGGGAGCGTTAGGCGAACCGTTTCCACACCAACCCGCCCAAGCCGGGGCTGTTTTTCGGCCCATTTTTCACCGAATTTCCTTTACCTTGGCGAAATGTGTCACAACAGTTTCGGTACACTGCCCGGAAGAGAAAGAACGAAGGCACGGCAGTCGGCTcaacactttttgacagctgcGATGGAGCGTTTCTGTCGGCCCCGGGGGCGAGAAAGGGACAGAGCAGGACGGCACGCGAACGCACCATCCGTTTCCGGCCGACGGTGACGTTGACGTTTTGGGCGCAGGAAAGAACGCGCCCAAGGTTTGTAGTGCGCGGTTGAGCCGTCGATTGTACAAAGCGCGGGCATTTGTGGTGGTGAGAGATTTTTTAACGCAAAACTGAACATTTGCGCAGAGGAAATGTGTACAAAACGtgtgaaaaaatataaattaattttcatactGGCTGTAGCGCCGAGCACTGAGGCTAATCATTCAATTTTACCCACTGAAAATAATTGCCCCAGGGTGATCCTGCAACATTAGTTAGAGCTTTGAACCATCAACGACAGAGGGCGCTCTACGTCGGAATTTTTATTACTGAAGTTGTTCTTGAATCAATATTTATTTGCTGGACATCAGTAAACAAAAgttatacaggcggtccccgagatacacggttaatggggaccgaaatccgccgcaaaataccgcgtatctcgaatttccgcgtaagtcgaatcttgtgatttccagctaaaatatcactaattttcgtgcaattttgcaagtagggggtggttttagccaccaaattaattatttcatatgtttctaatgaattgtacagttttaaaccgtttgaaatggtattttacattcgatcaatacggaaattatttggtatttcacaatggatgtgtcaaatcaatacaatttgctcaaataaCTGTCAGATttggaaaaccgcgtatctccgaatccgcggataagaggtaccgtgtatctcggggaccgcctgtatagtGGAGCACCATTTATCTGGGCTCATCGTgacttgacctcgcccggatataCGAATAACATGGATAAGAGCcaaataatatatttaatcacaaattcttgattcttttaaatttattttggtGTTTTGATATTAATTACCTAGTTTCTATTAACTGCATGTTTTTCCAGtcagaatatttgaaatttgccatgagttgtattttttttgtgatgcCAATGTGATTAgttaacctttttttaatatcctCGTAGAGCAtagtaaactgtttgtttacgtttgaaaGCGGCTTCCTAATTCGCGAATGCAATTTGTCTGTAAAATTCTAATAAAAGGTAATTAATCATTGattacccaagcgccacagattaagttTAAATGACTGGAAGatcaaatatccatagaaaaaaaaagaaagctccatGGCTTCACTGGTTTGCACAATAGATtacgtattacaactcatcattgaTATTgatgtccttttcttgcaatgtgtttcgacaagtttcatctaatCAAGACCTATACAACCTTCTAACTTTCCAAGCAAAAAtttatatgaatggtcgtgtggtcagatacatgCATGTATGcatgggtatcaacaccatcgACCATTATTCAAATCTAACTTTC
The Anopheles arabiensis isolate DONGOLA chromosome X, AaraD3, whole genome shotgun sequence DNA segment above includes these coding regions:
- the LOC120906512 gene encoding 40S ribosomal protein S10b-like, translating into MFMPKAHRVAIYEYLFKEGVLVAQKDFYAPKHPELENIPNLHVIKTMQSLKSKNFVKEQFAWRHYYWYLTNEGIEYLRAFLHLPSEIVPSTLKRAARSEPQRARTQAGPRPEGPKTGEDRQAYRRMQQAAPADKKGDVGVGAGELEYRGGFGRGNRM